A single Thunnus thynnus chromosome 6, fThuThy2.1, whole genome shotgun sequence DNA region contains:
- the ren gene encoding renin produces MAALMNYWMCLAALSLTVTTSHTLRRITLKKMPSIRETLQEMGVSVEQVLSELAQKSTGDTNNGTVPTPLTNYLDTQYFGEISIGSPAQMFNVVFDTGSANLWVPSQSCSPFSTACFTHNRYDASQSRTYVENGTGFSIQYASGNVRGFLSEDVVVVGDIPVVQVFAEATSLSAMPFIFAKFDGVLGMGYPNVAIDGITPVFDRIMSQHVLKEEVFSVYYSRDPKHSPGGELVLGGTDPNYYTGNFNYMDTRETGKWEVTMKGVSVGTEMVFCVEGCTAVIDTGSSYITGPASSVSLLMKTIGAQLDESGYKVNCDTVKTLPSITFHLGGQEYSLTQEDYILWQSQMEGDVCTVTFRGLDVPPPTGPIWILGANFIARYYTEFDRRNNRIGFATAV; encoded by the exons ATGGCCGCACTGATGAATTATTGGATGTGTTTGGCTGCTCTGTCGCTGACAGTGACCACGAGCCACACTTTGCGAAG GATCACGCTGAAGAAGATGCCATCTATCAGAGAGACACTGCAGGAGATGGGCGTTTCTGTGGAGCAGGTGTTGAGTGAGCTGGCCCAGAAGAGCACAGGCGACACCAACAACGGGACCGTTCCCACACCTCTAACCAACTATTTGGAT ACACAGTACTTTGGTGAAATCAGTATCGGCTCTCCAGCCCAGATGTTCAACGTGGTGTTTGACACAGGCTCAGCCAACCTGTGGGTGCCCTCGCAGAGCTGCTCTCCTTTCTCCACTGCCTGCT TCACTCACAACAGGTATGATGCCTCCCAATCGCGGACGTACGTCGAGAACGGAACAGGGTTTTCCATCCAGTACGCCTCTGGAAATGTCAGGGGATTTCTGAGCGAGGATGTGGTCGTG GTTGGTGATATCCCTGTGGTTCAAGTGTTTGCTGAGGCCACCTCACTGTCTGCCATGCCCTTCATCTTTGCCAAGTTTGATGGAGTCCTGGGGATGGGCTACCCTAACGTGGCCATCGATGGCATCACTCCGGTGTTTGACCGCATCATGTCCCAGCATGTCCTCAAGGAGGAGGTGTTCTCTGTCTACTACAGCAG gGATCCAAAACACTCCCCAGGTGGAGAGCTGGTGCTGGGCGGCACTGACCCAAACTACTACACCGGAAACTTCAATTACATGGACACCAGAGAGACAGGCAAATGGGAAGTTACCATGAAAGG CGTTTCTGTGGGGACGGAGATGGTGTTTTGTGTGGAGGGCTGCACAGCTGTGATAGACACCGGCTCCTCCTACATCACAGGCCCGGCCTCCTCTGTGTCTTTGCTGATGAAAACCATTGGAGCACAGCTGGATGAAAGTGGA TACAAAGTCAATTGTGACACTGTGAAGACACTGCCCAGTATCACTTTCCACCTGGGTGGCCAGGAGTATTCACTCACTCAGGAGGATTATATCTTATGG CAATCACAGATGGAAGGGGATGTCTGCACTGTCACCTTCAGGGGCTTGGATGTGCCACCACCTACAGGTCCCATCTGGATTTTGGGAGCCAACTTCATCGCCCGCTACTATACAGAGTTTGACCGTCGCAATAATCGAATAGGCTTTGCCACAGCAGTCTGA